The window tttttttcgttttttgaaaaaactttgttcacgaacattatagatgggatgaaaatatgaacatttagtagagacactttgtgataaatgtttttattttgacggaaaaatgctcgaagaagtaatatataacaattatcgtgtttttctagcgtatgttgaggttttagctattggggtttagatattagggtttagatattagggtttatagggtttagatattagggtttagaaatttagggtttagggtttagatttagggtttagatttaggatttagattgagtttttaacacgaacggtttagagtttagggtttagggtttagggtttggtgttttgggtttatggaataaacccaaaacaccaaaccctaaactctaaactctaaatcgggctaaattttacttcacaaaacatgaaaaaaaaaaaaaaaaacgttcatattcttcacgaacaatattatcttgaatgttatttttgtcgatcgttttcccgcctaaataataacattcatcacgaagtgtctcttctaaatgttcatattttcgtgtgatcttgatgccggaaaaaaaaattccaaaaaaaacgaaaaaaaaaaaaaaaaatttgcttccccccgattggttacttccccattgatcctgcccctatatatatatatatatatatatatatatatatatatatatatatatatatatatattatgttaaatGTTCATGACTACATTATTTTCGATCACAAAATCATTTGAAATATAACGGGTGACTCTTTGTGAAACTATTTTTAAGTTTCATATATTTTTGGCACTCCCATAACACTTATTCAAGATTCGCCACTGCGTTTATGTTATGATGAACATGAAGATGATATGAAACTGAATGTTGTAATGAAACTGAACATCAAAGTGTCACAATTCATACATCAATGTTACATATCAAAGTGTTACATGAAGGTTTGAAAGGAATTGGTGAAGTGTTTGTTTGTTATGGTGTATTTGTTGGTGTAAAAGTGTGGTTATGGTTGAGAAACTAACACATGAATGAGGTATTTATATCTTCACACCTCACCCTTACAAAGTCTTTTAAACATAACAATGCACATCATCATATTATCAAAAACCAttataaacaacaacaacaaaaataaaaataaaaagatcaCATAAATCTTACTCAAATATGCATTTAACTTGATGTGAATGACCAAACTCATACGCCAAAACCAAGCTTCCATCCATTCTTTTAACAACAAATCTTTCAACCAAAACATAACAACCAAATCTCCTCCACTCACCACCCCCTTCAAATTTCTCTTCTCTATTCACCTTCTTAACTCTTTTGTCCCCGACACCAACCCATCCAACCTTCTCTTCTTCCCACTTTATTCTTTGCATAACTTCCAAACTCAAACCTACACTCTCTTCACCCTCAAAACTCGTAAACCATACGACTCCGTTCACCACGTTTTTCTCATCCCACATTGCCTCCACCCGACGCTCACCGATAAAAACCGATTCACTACGCATTTCACCTCTCACGGATACATTGTGACCTTTATCGTTATCATCGTTTTCGAGTTCAAAAACCCGCTCCCACTTTTGCTCTAGTGTCATTTCATAAAAAATAGACTTCTTCACTTGGTCACTCAAGTTCCCTTCCTTAATGAACATAAAGGGACAATACCACTTGCCAACAGCCAGAGAGTCGGAAGTTTTGGTTGCGGGTGAGAATGGTAATTTGGGGAGACGAGAACGAAGTGAAACATCGATTCCTTTTGCTTCACGTAACTCGTAGTTTTTAGGTGTTTTAGTGTAAATCTGCCAACCTTTTCTCCTCAAGAAATTTGGAGGATGACCATCTTCAATAAGAGATTTGGCATAAAAACTACCACTACCGGTACAAGGCGTTTGATAAGGAATGATCTCAAATTGTTGGTACACGTCTTGTGGGTTCAAGGCCCTTGGCTTAACATCGCGAACGCAGCTGCAAAAACAACATTGACGCATATCTTCGTCCTTTGAACAAGCAAACGCTTCCCTGATATGGTTAAtttcaaacttgttagtttatttATGATAAATGATCTGTTTCCACTAAATGGTAAATATAAATGGGTAAACATATAATGTTTTCCGGTTCGGAATTCCTAGGGAGGGCGAATACTTTTATTCTCTTGCACACGACCTAACTGGGTTATCCAGCGGCCATGTTTGACCATTTCCCCTACCATCTAAAATATGCTGCTCATGAAATTAAAACATGTATATCTGGACCCTAACCACTAAGCTAACCATTTGGCTATCTTGAATGATTTCACTAAATCTTAAATATGATATCACACGATTCAGGATCCGAAGGTGATCTGATCAGCAGTTCATATAACAAACATGGTACCAAATCACaaataaacatattttaatatatatacacaagtaaAGCACATTAGTCATGGTAAATATATACATACCCTTTATGTGATCCATTTGGTTTTATTGCATAGTATCTGTTTGATGACAACGGTTGATTAAGGACTGGAATCAAGACAACTTTATTATAAGATACATGTCTATTTTCACCCGATCCAGACGAATACCGTGTGGTCAGTATTTTGTTTTGAGGAAATGGCAAATCGGGTAGATATCGATTCTTGTACAGCCCGAAACACGAGTACGTCTCAGACTCTTGGTCTTGGATCACTAAGTAACCCGAGTTTG of the Rutidosis leptorrhynchoides isolate AG116_Rl617_1_P2 chromosome 5, CSIRO_AGI_Rlap_v1, whole genome shotgun sequence genome contains:
- the LOC139850288 gene encoding uncharacterized protein, with amino-acid sequence MYVTRSLSHYKSSPEALYLPPDGPNSGYLVIQDQESETYSCFGLYKNRYLPDLPFPQNKILTTRYSSGSGENRHVSYNKVVLIPVLNQPLSSNRYYAIKPNGSHKGEAFACSKDEDMRQCCFCSCVRDVKPRALNPQDVYQQFEIIPYQTPCTGSGSFYAKSLIEDGHPPNFLRRKGWQIYTKTPKNYELREAKGIDVSLRSRLPKLPFSPATKTSDSLAVGKWYCPFMFIKEGNLSDQVKKSIFYEMTLEQKWERVFELENDDNDKGHNVSVRGEMRSESVFIGERRVEAMWDEKNVVNGVVWFTSFEGEESVGLSLEVMQRIKWEEEKVGWVGVGDKRVKKVNREEKFEGGGEWRRFGCYVLVERFVVKRMDGSLVLAYEFGHSHQVKCIFE